DNA from Halorarum salinum:
GTCCGCGAGCGCTGCTCGGTCCCCGACGGCGACGACGGTGTCGCCCTCGACGACCACCGCGCCGTCCTCGATGACCGTCTCCGAATCCGCGATGACCGTCCCCGCGAGTAGCATCCCTCCCACCGTCCGCCGGGGCGACCGAAATAGCTGTCCATTCGGCCACCCTGCACGGGTTCCGCCTCGGCCGGGCGAGAACTGACCTTCCGGCGCTCGCGACCGCCCCTCCGCCGCTTCACCTGCGAACCCGGGCATCCCACGACCCACGCGGGCGAGCGTCCGCGACGCGACGTCCGGCCCGACTGACCACGGGGTGGGACCGAAAGGGGTCAGGGGCTTTCGCGGTCGCGTCGTCAGTCATGCCCACCGGAAAGTCTCGGTTGAGACGCGTTTTCAGCCGGGACTGCTGGCGAAACTGCCGGTAAGTGGAGCCGCGTGTTCACTATAAGACGTCCGAGGACGGTCGTCGTCCCCTCAGACGTCAGTCCGGAGAGACCTCACGGACGGAAGATACCATCCGAACGGTTCGACCGTCGCGAACTCTTATACACGTCCTCGTGCAAAACCGCGGCATGCATGATTCCAGCCCTTCAGGGGATGGAACGATTCTCGACGTCTTCGCACGGTCACGAAACGAACCACTGACGACGTCCGAAGTCGCTACCATGGCTGGATGCTCCCCCCGGACCACCCGTGAGACGCTCGAAGCACTCGTGGACCAGGGTCGACTCCTGACGAAGGAGGTCGGACCGGACGAGGAAGTTTGGTGGTCACCCGATCACGACCGCGAGCACGACGGAAACACAGGGATTCTCGGGAGCGCCGGTGGCGCCGCCAAACAGTTACAGGAGATCAGCACCCGACTGATCGGGGAGGACGACATCGATGCACTCTACGAGGAGTTCCTCGAGGCCACGATCACGATCATGGACGCCGACTTCGGAAGCTTGCAGAAGTTCGATTCGGACCGAAACGAACTTCGTCTGCTGGCTCACGAGGGGTTCGATCCGGACGCCGCGGAGTTCTGGAAGTGGGTGGACCCGGAGTCGAGTAGCACCTGTAGCGTCGCCCTGGAGACCGACCAGCGGGTGGTCGTATCGGACGTCGAGACGTGTGAGTTCATGGCCGACACCGGGGACCTGGAGATGTATCTCCGGAACGACATTCGTGCGGTACAGACGACGCCGCTGATCTCCCGAAGCGGTACCACGGTCGGGATGATCTCGACGCACTGGCGAACGCCCCACGAACCGTCCGAGGATACGCTCCACCTTCTGGACCTGCTGGCACGGCAGGCCGCCGATCTGATCGAGCGCACCCAGGCCGAGCAAGCGCTGCGCGAGCGGGAACGGAGGCTCAAGGAATCCAACGAACGGCTCGAGCAGTTCGCGTACGCCGCCTCACACGACCTGCAGGAACCCCTGCGGATGGTCTCGAGCTACCTCCAGTTGATCGAACGCCGCTACGCGGACGAGTTCGACGATGACGGGAGGGAGTTCCTCGAGTTCGCGATCGACGGGGCCGATCGAATGCGCCACATGATCGACGGGTTACTCAAATACTCACGCGTCGAGACGGAGGGGAATCCGTTCGAGCCGACCGACCTCGATGCCGTTCTCATGGAGGCCCGGAAGGATCTCCAGCTACGAATCGAGGAGACCGATGCCCGGATCACCGCCGAGTCACTGCCACGCGTCAGCGGTGACAGACAGCAGCTCCGCCAGGTGTTTCAGAACCTGCTGGACAACGCGATCGAATACAGTGGCGGCGAACCACCCCGGGTGGAGATCTGGGCCGAACGAGGGGATGCGGAGTGGACGATCTCGGTCCGTGACGAGGGCATCGGCATCGACCCGGAGTACACCGACCGCATCTTCGAGATGTTTCGGAACCTCCACGAACCCGACGAGCATTCGGGAGCGGGAATCGGGCTGGCACTCTGTGAGCGGATCCTCGAGCGCCACGGCGGGCGTATCCGGGTGGAGTCCACGCCGGGCCAGGGCTCGACGTTCTCGTTTACGCTCCCGGAAGCGAGTGACGACGAGAAGTAGCCGACCCGCATCGAACGATTCGCGGTTCACGCGATCACCGCAGTGAGGAGCGACCGTGTCCCCGTCAGGACGCCCCCGGGTCCGCTGAACGCACCGCTCTCCGAATCCCCGACGAATACCACACCCTTTAGCGACGAACGACCGAACCGGACGGACGGACCATGACCATCGGCTTCATCGGCGGCAGCGGCATCTACGAGGCCCTCCCGCTGGAGAACACGCGCACGGAGAAGGTCACGACGCCATTCGGCGACCCCTCGGCACCGCTCGAGATCGGCGAGTTCGGCGACACGGGCAGGGAGGTCGTCTTCCTCCCCCGACACGGCCCGGACCACCAGCGCTCGCCGACGGACCTGCCGTACGGGGCGAACGTCTACGCGCTGAAGGAGGCGGGCGTGGAGTACGTCCTCGCCAGCAACGCCGTCGGATCGCTCCGGGAGGAACTCCCGCCCCGGACGCTCGTCGTCCCCGACCAGATCTACGACCGGACGAAGCGCCGGGACCTCTCGTACTTCGGGGACGGCGTCGTCGTCCACCAGCCGTTCACGCGGCCGTACTCGCCGAAGCTCGTCTCCCACCTCGCGGAGTCGGCCCGGGCCGCGACGGACGCCGACGTCGCCGAGGGCGGCACCTACGTCTGCATCGAGGGTCCGCAGTACTCGACGCGGGCCGAGTCGGAGTTCTACCGCGACCAGGGGTGGGAGGTCGTCGGCATGACCGCGATCCCCGAGGCCAAACTCGCCCGCGAGGCGGAGATGGCCTACGCGACGCTCGCGGGCGTGACCGACTACGACGTCTGGAAGGCGGACAGCGAGGTCACGCTGCAGGAGGTTCTCGAGAACGCGGCGGAGAACGAGGAGGCGATCAAGGAGACCGTCGAGCACGCGATCCGAACCTTCCCCGAGGACCTCGTGTGCGAGGCCCACGGGTCGCTGGAGGGAACAATCAACACGCCCCCCGAGGCGATTCCGGCGGAGACGCGGGAGAAACTGGAGCCGTTCATCGGGTCGTACCTCGACGACTGACGACGGGTCGCCCCGGGCCGAGGAAGTACGGGGTTCGTCAGTCCGCCGTCGCCTCGTCGCCGACCGTCGGCGCGCCGGCCTCGCGCACCCAGAGGTCGCCGAACAGGTCGTCCTGCCGGAGCGTGAGCGCCCCGCGGTGTGCGAGGAACAGCAGCGCGAGGTACGTCATGACGGGCGTCTCCGCGGCGTCGCCGCCCCGGAGTTCCCGGAACAGCACCTCCGTCCGCCCGCGGTCGTAGTGCGGGCGCAGGCGCCCCCGAACCTCCTCGATGATCGCCTCGATGTCCTCCTCGTGGGTCGCGCCGGTAACCTCGCCCTCCCCGGGTTCGCCCTCCCGACGGAGGTCGTCGCCGCCGTGGTACTCCAGCGTCTGGGTCCCCCGGGAGAAGCCGCGGGGCGACTCGCTGGTGTCGTACTCGCGCGACTCCTTCCACCAGGAACCGCGCTCGGCGTCGCGCAGTTCCCGGACGAGTTCGTCCAGCGTCTCCGGCGACCCGCGGGTGGACTTGCGCTCGATCCGCCGGTCCATCTCCTCCTCGAGCGCGTCGACCGGGTCGAACCCGGCGAACTGGCCGTCGCCCGGTTCGCCCTCGACCGGGCCGCGCTCGAACGCCTGCTCCCACGGCTCGATCTCCTCGGGTTCCTCCTCCTCGTCCGTCTCGAGCAGCACGTCCGACTTCATCCGGAGGAGCACGGAGGCGTAAAACAGCGCGCGCCCGCCGGTGCGGATGTCCGCCGAGTCGAGCTTGTCGAGGAAGGCGTCGGTCACCTCGACGACGTCGATGTCCCACGGGTCGATCTCGCCGTCCTCGGCGAGTTGGACCAGCAGTTCGACCGGCTCGACGGCGTCCTCGTCCGAGCCCGGCGACTTCCCGTCCGCCTCGACTCCGGACAGCACCTCGCCGGGGGACTCAATCATCCGCGCTCACCCCGGCGTTCGCGATGTCGCCGTCCTCGCCCAGCTGGATGCCCGTCACCGCCGACACGTTGTCGTCCTGCATCGTCACGCCGATCGCCCGCTCGGACCGTTCGAGCAGCGCCGAGCGGTGGCTGACGACGACGAACTGCGCCTCGCCCGCCAGCTCGTCCACCATCTCCCCGACGCGGTCGGCGTTGACCGCGTCGAGGAACGCGTCGACCTCGTCGAGCGCGTAGAACGGCGCCGGGTTGTGCCGCTGGATCGCGAAGATGAACGCCAGCGCGGTCAGGGACTTCTCGCCGCCGGACATCGCGTCGAGCCGCTGGACGGGCTTGTCCGCCGGCTGCGCCTTCATCGTCAGCCCGCCCTCGAACGGGTCCGCCTCGTCCTCGAGGACCAGCTCCCCGGTCCCGGCCGAGAGGCGCTCAAAGATGTCCCGGAACTGCTCGTCGATGGCCTCGAACGAGTCCATGAACGTGCCCTTCTTCTCGGCCTCGAAGCGCTCGATGCGCTCCTCGATGGCGTCCCGCTCCTCGGCGAGCACGCCCCGGCGCTCCCGCATGTCCTCGAGGTCCTCCTGCACCTCGTCGTACTCGTCGATGGCGAGCATGTTGACCGGCTCCAGCGCCTCCATCTCGCCCTCGAGCTCCTCGATCTCCGACTCGACGGCGTCGTGGTCGGGCACGTCCTCCGGGTCGTAGTCGCCGACCTGCGACTCCAGCTCGTCGATCTCCCACTCGAGGCGCTCCGCGGTCTCGCGCAGCGAGTCGAGCTTCGACTCGACGCGCTCGACGTCGGCCTCCTGTTCGTCGCGGGACTCGGTCGCCTCGCGGAGGTCGGCCTTCACGCCCTCCCGGTCCTCCTTGAGGTCCGCGAGCTCCTCCTCGAGCTCCGCGATGGCGTCCCGCTTGTCCTCGAGGCCCTCCTCCCGCTCCTCGATCTCCGCCTCGAACCCGGCGATGCGCTCCTCGGCGTCCGCCTTCTTGTTCTGTGCCTCCTCCACGACGTCGTGGAGGTCGTCGACGGCGTCCTCCGCGTACTGCTTCTGGAGCTGTAGCTCGTTGAGTTCGCCGTCGAGGTCGTCCATCCGGTCCTCGAGGTCGTCGATCTCCCCCCGGATCTCGTCGGCGCGTGCCGACAGCTGGGGGATCCTCGAGTCCTCCAGTTCGGCCTCGAGCTCCGCGATGTCGGCCTCGATCGACTCGATCTCGGCCTCGCGCCCGTCGATCTCCTCGTCGAGTTCGGTCATCTCCTCGTCGACCGACTCGCGCTCCTCTTGGAGCTCCTCGAGCCGGTCCCCGAGCGCGTCGATCCGGTCCTCCTTGGCGGCGACGTTCTGTTTCGCGAGTTCGAGGTCGCCCTCGACGTCCCGCACCTTGTCGGCCGCGTCGGCCGCCCGCGAACGCGCGTCCTCGAGGTCGTCCTCCACGTCCGAGATGTCGGATTTCAGTGCCTGCCGGTCGTCCTCCAGCGAGTGAATCTCCTCGGCGACCCGCTCCAGTTTCCCCTTCCCGGACTTCGAGAAGGAGTAGCGCGAGCCGCCGCCGGAGCCGCCGGTCATCGCGCCCGAGCGCTCCACGAGGTCGCCGTCGAGCGTGACCATCCGGAACTCGCCCATCAGGCCGC
Protein-coding regions in this window:
- a CDS encoding sensor histidine kinase, whose product is MEPRVHYKTSEDGRRPLRRQSGETSRTEDTIRTVRPSRTLIHVLVQNRGMHDSSPSGDGTILDVFARSRNEPLTTSEVATMAGCSPRTTRETLEALVDQGRLLTKEVGPDEEVWWSPDHDREHDGNTGILGSAGGAAKQLQEISTRLIGEDDIDALYEEFLEATITIMDADFGSLQKFDSDRNELRLLAHEGFDPDAAEFWKWVDPESSSTCSVALETDQRVVVSDVETCEFMADTGDLEMYLRNDIRAVQTTPLISRSGTTVGMISTHWRTPHEPSEDTLHLLDLLARQAADLIERTQAEQALRERERRLKESNERLEQFAYAASHDLQEPLRMVSSYLQLIERRYADEFDDDGREFLEFAIDGADRMRHMIDGLLKYSRVETEGNPFEPTDLDAVLMEARKDLQLRIEETDARITAESLPRVSGDRQQLRQVFQNLLDNAIEYSGGEPPRVEIWAERGDAEWTISVRDEGIGIDPEYTDRIFEMFRNLHEPDEHSGAGIGLALCERILERHGGRIRVESTPGQGSTFSFTLPEASDDEK
- a CDS encoding segregation and condensation protein A; the encoded protein is MIESPGEVLSGVEADGKSPGSDEDAVEPVELLVQLAEDGEIDPWDIDVVEVTDAFLDKLDSADIRTGGRALFYASVLLRMKSDVLLETDEEEEPEEIEPWEQAFERGPVEGEPGDGQFAGFDPVDALEEEMDRRIERKSTRGSPETLDELVRELRDAERGSWWKESREYDTSESPRGFSRGTQTLEYHGGDDLRREGEPGEGEVTGATHEEDIEAIIEEVRGRLRPHYDRGRTEVLFRELRGGDAAETPVMTYLALLFLAHRGALTLRQDDLFGDLWVREAGAPTVGDEATAD
- the mtnP gene encoding S-methyl-5'-thioadenosine phosphorylase, which produces MTIGFIGGSGIYEALPLENTRTEKVTTPFGDPSAPLEIGEFGDTGREVVFLPRHGPDHQRSPTDLPYGANVYALKEAGVEYVLASNAVGSLREELPPRTLVVPDQIYDRTKRRDLSYFGDGVVVHQPFTRPYSPKLVSHLAESARAATDADVAEGGTYVCIEGPQYSTRAESEFYRDQGWEVVGMTAIPEAKLAREAEMAYATLAGVTDYDVWKADSEVTLQEVLENAAENEEAIKETVEHAIRTFPEDLVCEAHGSLEGTINTPPEAIPAETREKLEPFIGSYLDD